A single genomic interval of Lathyrus oleraceus cultivar Zhongwan6 chromosome 7, CAAS_Psat_ZW6_1.0, whole genome shotgun sequence harbors:
- the LOC127101987 gene encoding uncharacterized protein LOC127101987, with translation MASANNDLVFKDGGSSNKPPLFSGQYFDFWKIRMKAHLEAQGSDIWEAVQNGLFVPTTVVNGVGSSKHKTSWDDDDKKRVLFDKKAINILQSALGMDEFFRVSTCTTIKEIWDTLVETHEGTTEVKRSRLNTSLTREWQSKVTAISEKKSLSTMISATLFGKLQEYETELGLLEKHEVQEKKSKSIALKVDSKVVKKEDNPEEDENFMRLVKRLGKYFGAENNIGNSSYTRRKKFSKNKEREASTSNEDITCYECGKQGHIKLECPKLAKNHDNKGKKDYNRKAYIAWDDNEISSSSDFDSDQSVNLALIVSHHSDDEGDEVSSNFSIFDNDAQGAIDELLSECKILYKTISSQKNQISTLEENIEKMKNNFKDEKEELIKNFACIKCESLAFQIVQLKRVIERYEKGQIGLEHVLSSQRYSNDKSCLGYSNFAKQTSNKTIFVKAIVVVGKLWRFEPP, from the exons ATGGCTTCCGCAAACAATGATCTTGTATTTAAAGATGGTGGTAGTAGTAACAAGCCTCCTTTGTTTTCCGGTCAATATTTCGACTTTTGGAAAATCCGTATGAAGGCacatttagaagcacaaggaAGTGACATATGGGAGGCAGTTCAAAATGGTCTTTTTGTTCCTACAACGGTTGTTAACGGCGTCGGTTCATCAAAGCATAAAACTTCATGGGATGATGATGATAAGAAAAGGGTTCTCTTTGATAAAAAGGCGATTAATATTTTACAAAGTGCACTTGGAATGGATGAATTCTTCCGCGTCTCAACATGTACAACGATAAAGGAAATATGGGATACTCTTGTAGAAACTCACGAAGGAACGACCGAAGTCAAAAGATCTAGATTGAACAC GTCTTTAACAAGAGAATGGCAATCCAAAGTGACGGCGATTTCCGAAAAGAAAAGTTTATCAACAATGATATCCGCTACTTTATTCGGAAAGCTTCAAGAATATGAGACGGAACTTGGACTATTGGAGAAACATGAGGTCCAAGAGAAGAAATCCAAGAGCATTGCCTTAAAAGTTGATTCCAAAGTTGTGAAGAAAGAAGACAATCCCGAAGAGGACGAAAACTTTATGCGTCTTGTAAAAAGACTAGGAAAATATTTTGGTGCAGAAAATAATATTGGAAACTCTAGTTACACAAGAAGAAAGAAGTTCTCAAAGAACAAAGAAAGAGAAGCATCAACATCCAATGAAGACATTACATGCTATGAATGTGGAAAACAAGGCCACATCAAACTGGAATGTCCCAAACTCGCAAAGAATCATGACAACAAAGGAAAGAAGGATTACAATAGGAAGGCTTACATTGCTTGGGATGACAATGAAATAAGTTCTTCATCGGATTTCGATAGTGATCAAAGCGTAAATCTAGCATTGATAGTATCACATCATTCCGACGATGAAGGCGATGAGGTTAGTAGTAACTTTTCAATTTTTGATAATGATGCTCAAGGAGCAATTGATGAACTTTTAAGTGAATGCAAAATTCTATACAAAACCATTTCATCTCAAAAGAATCAAATATCAactttggaagaaaatattgagaaaatgaaaaataatttcAAAGATGAAAAGGAAGAATTAATCAAGAATTTTGCATGCATTAAATGTGAGTCACTTGCTTTTCAAATAGTTCAATTGAAGAGAGTtattgaaagatatgaaaaaggtcaaatcGGATTGGAACATGTTCTTAGTAGTCAAAGATACTCAAATGATAAAAGTTGTTTAGGTTATTCAAATTTTGCTAAACAAACTTCTAAcaagaccatttttgttaaagcaa TTGTTG TTGTTGGTAAATTATGGCGTTTTGAACCGCCGTAA